The sequence below is a genomic window from Haematobia irritans isolate KBUSLIRL chromosome 3, ASM5000362v1, whole genome shotgun sequence.
GATCACATTATGTGAGTgaagttaaaaacaaaagttaatCGCAGTCaatgtgtttattttttttttttgtctagatgTAAATATTGTACACTCCACGACAAAATGTTGCTTAATACAATGATTTaatgaagaaaaagaaaaatcatTTTCTCATCTTTTCATTACAGCTAAATGTTCaaataaaatccattttatatttattaaattttctttgagattattttatttatatgggggctggatATAATTATTATCCTGTAGGGTCCTATTTTTACGTGATTATTAAAAAGCATTTACtgataccaagtaccaaatttcaataggatcgaatgaaatttgcttctccatgaGGCTGCGaaagtcaaatctgcggatcggtttatatggaggaccgatgtaaaccaaagTTGTTCGAGGACTTCCACTAATATTACGTGCCGTAATTTaatccggatccgatgaaatttactcctccaagaagctccggaagtcaaaactggagatcggtttatatgaaggctatatataattatggaccaatattaatgaattttcgcatgattgttagagagtaTATGCTAACATtagataccaaatttcaggcagatctgatgaaatttactcaaatttgggaatctatttatatgggggctatatataattatggaccgatatggactaatttaaaCATGATTGTTAGAGGATGCCCTCTAATAACACTTACCGAATtttaaccggataggatgaaatttactcctccaagagactccggcagTCAAatttgggtatcggtttatatgaaagctatatatatttggaccgatgtggaccatttttggtatgGTATTAGAAGACTTATATTAACATCACTCACCGAATTTCAAACAAGTGTCTCCAGAAGTCAATGTagtgggtcggtttatatggaatatatacagatatgcgatatggaccgatttttgcatggctttTAGAGGACGTCCAATAATATCACGAACTAAATATCAATCGAATCTCTCAAATCTGGTCCTCATGCGTGGTTGTTAGGTATCAACTACttcatcacgttccaaatttcaactggaacgGATGGAATTTACTGCTGCAAGAGGCTTCGGAATCTGGTGATCgcttgaaatttgctcttccaaaggattccggaagtcaaatctgtaaagggaatgatccaaagtggGCTACCCCGTGGATTTTTTGAAACATTCTCTTTTTCTCGAAATTAGCTTTACggccaatttctcatatccgaaagGAACGCTTTCGTTCGAATGAAAtgcctaaaaaaaatgattttctcAAATTCAGTTGTTTTGGACATCCCAATCGAACGAAAGCATTCGTTTCGGATGTGAGTAATTGGATGCTAATATGAGTACCATCTTGATTATATGCTCCCAGTACCAAGCTTTTACTCGAAATTAAATGATAGTAGCATAATACATGgaatcggcggcggctgacactaaatttttcccTCCGGCAGCTGACGGATAAGccaatataaatttgtctattcggcggcgcacaattatccattataaattcaatttgatGTTACACGAATGGAATGAGATcaattgtacaaccaatctcacAATCGAgtttacatttcattaaaattttctgagctaaatttctgcaaaattattatagcaatttgatattgattgagagaaaagttcaaaatgttgacaaaaatacaacaattattaataatgttTGCTGATTTAAATTAATAGTTTTGAATAATTGGggtctaaatttgagtcgagatgagtcgacgtattcggcggcggcgtcaactggcaaaaactggtcggtggcgcgactcggcggcttcattctctgtccaGGACCTCTCCtagcaaaaatttcaaccaatggaactacttgtgccaccgGAAATATCTCCAAAAACTTTACCCCAAAAAACACAAGTATTGGAGcaatgcttatattcaatacgctttcaaacattttttcaaagaatcgGACTAGAATtcgagttgagaaattgttgagaaaatcgtgttctcaacaaaaaacagacattaccttcAACAGTgaattcaacacgttagcaacaatttctcaacatattagcaacaaccttttaaactaaatttcattttaatgcttcaaacctattggaaaatttgttgaaaacaaGCCATTGTACGGCCGTATTTAGGTTTGTCCCATACAAAGTGTTGGCAACACTTTTCtacgttaagtccgaaggcataatcgatactgctgcatgtttatgggatcgataacacaattaccgattatttagtcatcgccgacaagtcgtatcgatccgacacactgtaagattctttacaaacaccgacattccgtccggaataactgatagtctgtaaagcgcatgaaAAATTctcatccttgtgtttgttgggaCTTGACAAATTTGAATTCACTTACGCTAAGATTGTACGGCCGTATTTAGGTTTGTCCAATACAAAGTGTTGGCAACACTTTTCTATGGGAGTGGTGTTGTCAAAATAGAATTAGTAAACAGATTGTTTTCGTGTGGTGattgttttgtatttattttttaatttcttctgttttaaattaatattttaattgtataaaatGGAGACATGGAAGATTATAATTGTTGCATTATTAGCAATATATTATTGCACACAAGGTACGTTATATATACGcatttatgaattcttattttgaccccacctttataatttgttttggAAAAGTGAATTTTGTTACTGGTTTGGAGTGCTATGTATGCTCCAACCAAACGGGTAATGTGGAGAAGTGCCTTAACACCATTAAGACGTGTGAGCCTGGTGAAGATGTTTGTGGCACAGAAATACGTTGGGGCAGTCAACCTTATTTCTCACAAGGTGCTTTAAAACAATATTACGTTTCCAAACGTTGCATGACCAAACAACGCTGTCTAGCACAACGTAAACGCCACATGCCCTACTGCACCCATATTTGGTATGAAGATTGGTCTTGTCACGAGTGCTGTCGTGGAGACAGATGTAATTACTTTATCATTGTAAGtattgttaaaatgagatttcagGGAGTATAAGTTAGCATGTACGCTTCTCATGGATAGATTTGATATGACAAATTAGCTGGACCACTTTTACAAACagtaaaatgtttactaataaatttttaagcgtttgattgatttttctttttgcCACTTAAATAGAGGCAtccattttttattaacattgaaacaaaaaatacttaaaaaaaaactattgtgcAAAGCATTCCCTCAATTCCGGTACCGGTACAGACCTAGTCTCTGGTGTATATAAACCTGTCCCAGTTCGGGTCAAAACGTATGAAAGGAACCCGTCACttcaacatgggcttgtcgttGACGGGTTATAGTTATACAAGAGATGGACAATCTGATGGGTGGTAAGGTTCCTATGggcttttttttacttttattcatGCATAAATCTGTCTTTTTTATATGATCACAAATAGGATGGGTTTCCACTTCATGTACTATTTAGTACGGGTAGGTAACTATCAGGCAAAATACAGCGTTATGAAATAATTAATGCCAAAAACTTCAATAAGACCACATCAAATCCTCCTGGACCAGTCTGGGACAACCTCTTATGAACCTGTTTCATTTTGAGTATCCGGATCGCatcaaaaatgaacaaaaatgatGTTGATTCTTCTAATAACTGTAATATCAAGAAATTAATagattacacgcaaattttaaaattgcgaTAAACTGGAGTAATGGTACCAATCTtgcgataggtccgtcagtggcaatttgcaccaatttcctgtAGAATTTGTATCTGTATTTATAACAGGTTCAATGCCTTTTCATTTCGTTTATCGAACCACCCTTGTATAATGTAcaaaaccaatttttatataaaaattttacaataatgaAGTTACATCCAATGTTCTTACATATATCAAATCTATTTTTGGCAACATAGTACCTAGCTTATTCTGTACAAACACTTGATCACAAAATATCTATTATCTCTTTCCAGAGTGGATCCTCCAAAAAGGGACATTCATTTACTGCATTATCATTGGCATCAATTGCCACAATTTTGTTTGCTTGTTTAAGGAAGCAAATTGTTTAAAACAAAAGCAAGTATTCACCGAAATAGATTcatttagaaattaaatctatTTTACATGTACGCACATGTATAAAAGTTTAATAGTTATTTTAAATCCCTCCAAAAGTGCtcttatttccataaaacaaaTGAATCTTAAACAATATCTCGAATCTATTAGTTGTAAGcttttaatgatattttttattattttgtcgtATCGTGCATATTCCTTTTtacaatttgttttaatatgtaTGTCTACATTCCGTCCAACATTCTGTTTTATACAATTGATAAAATGAtgtacttttctatataaaaacaaaataaataagtttTACTATTCACACAGCTGGCGTTTCAATGAAGATTGTTATCTTTATAGTTTTTCTATTTACTCTCTTTGAATGTTAAACAAAAAGATATCCAAATACACATAAACTTTAAGCTTG
It includes:
- the cold gene encoding coiled, producing the protein METWKIIIVALLAIYYCTQVNFVTGLECYVCSNQTGNVEKCLNTIKTCEPGEDVCGTEIRWGSQPYFSQGALKQYYVSKRCMTKQRCLAQRKRHMPYCTHIWYEDWSCHECCRGDRCNYFIISGSSKKGHSFTALSLASIATILFACLRKQIV